Proteins encoded together in one Rhizobium bangladeshense window:
- a CDS encoding DegQ family serine endoprotease, giving the protein MAPTIRSPFRRTLALLASAAIMAQAGVSGIAFAQTTPETAAPGVAAPVPAAPAPTSPAPTAPQQTPPVQTVVPNNGPASVADLAEGLLDAVVNISTSQNVKDDEGVGPAPRAPDGSPFQEFFNDFFNKQQGNRGPNHNVSSLGSGFVIDPAGYIVTNNHVIEGADDIEVNFANGTKLKAKLIGTDTKTDLSVLKVEPKTSLKSVKFGDSSEMRIGDWVMAIGNPFGFGGSVTVGIISGRGRNINAGPYDNFIQTDAAINKGNSGGPLFNMRGEVIGINTAIISPSGGSIGIGFSVPSELASGVVEQLRQYGETRRGWLGVRIQPVTDDIADSLGLDTAKGALVAGVIKGGPVDDGSIKAGDVILKFDGKTVNEMRDLPRVVAESTVGKEVDVVVLRDGKEQTVKVKLGRLEDSDQAAAGDAAPDGSQDGVITPDPDENDDMDQPDTGDQTQPVPGAPEPDQHQGQVSPDAATPKNVLGLSLSLLSPETRKAFGIAESVDGVVVTEVAPGSASAEKGLKPGDVIVEVAQEFMKSPDAVAAKVKSLKQEGRRNAQLMIASANGDLRFVAVPME; this is encoded by the coding sequence ATGGCCCCCACGATTCGCTCGCCCTTCAGACGAACGCTCGCGCTGCTGGCCAGCGCCGCCATCATGGCGCAAGCCGGCGTCAGTGGGATTGCTTTTGCGCAAACCACGCCTGAAACAGCAGCGCCGGGGGTTGCCGCGCCCGTTCCGGCTGCTCCCGCTCCCACGTCACCCGCACCGACTGCACCGCAGCAGACCCCACCGGTCCAGACGGTCGTGCCGAACAACGGGCCGGCTTCTGTTGCCGACCTCGCCGAAGGGCTGCTCGACGCCGTGGTCAATATCTCGACCTCGCAGAATGTGAAGGACGATGAAGGAGTAGGCCCGGCGCCGCGCGCGCCTGACGGGTCGCCATTCCAGGAATTTTTCAACGACTTCTTCAACAAGCAGCAGGGCAACCGCGGCCCCAACCATAATGTCAGCTCGCTTGGTTCCGGTTTCGTCATCGATCCGGCCGGTTATATCGTCACCAACAACCACGTGATCGAGGGCGCCGACGACATTGAGGTCAATTTCGCCAACGGCACTAAGCTCAAGGCGAAGCTGATCGGAACGGATACGAAGACCGATCTCTCGGTGTTGAAGGTCGAGCCGAAGACGTCGCTGAAATCGGTGAAATTCGGCGATTCCAGCGAGATGCGCATCGGCGACTGGGTGATGGCGATCGGCAATCCGTTCGGCTTCGGCGGCTCGGTCACGGTGGGCATCATTTCTGGGCGCGGCCGCAATATCAATGCCGGCCCCTACGACAATTTCATTCAGACGGATGCGGCGATCAACAAGGGCAATTCCGGCGGCCCGCTCTTCAATATGAGGGGTGAAGTGATCGGCATCAACACGGCAATCATCTCGCCGAGCGGCGGCTCGATCGGCATCGGTTTCTCGGTGCCGTCCGAACTTGCTTCCGGCGTCGTCGAGCAGTTGCGCCAATATGGCGAGACGCGGCGAGGCTGGCTCGGCGTGCGTATCCAGCCGGTGACCGACGACATCGCCGACAGCCTCGGGCTCGACACGGCCAAGGGCGCGCTGGTCGCCGGCGTCATCAAAGGTGGTCCCGTCGACGACGGCTCGATCAAGGCGGGCGACGTCATTCTGAAATTCGACGGCAAGACGGTCAATGAAATGCGCGACCTGCCGCGCGTCGTGGCCGAAAGCACGGTGGGAAAAGAAGTCGACGTCGTGGTGTTGCGTGACGGCAAAGAACAGACCGTCAAGGTGAAGCTCGGCCGGCTCGAAGACAGCGATCAGGCCGCAGCCGGCGATGCAGCGCCCGATGGCTCGCAGGACGGCGTCATCACACCTGATCCTGACGAGAACGACGATATGGACCAGCCGGATACCGGCGATCAGACCCAGCCAGTGCCCGGCGCGCCGGAGCCGGACCAGCACCAGGGTCAGGTCTCGCCGGATGCGGCCACGCCGAAGAACGTGCTCGGATTGTCGCTGTCGCTCCTGAGCCCGGAGACACGCAAGGCTTTTGGCATCGCCGAGAGCGTCGACGGCGTTGTCGTGACGGAGGTAGCGCCCGGCTCCGCCTCAGCCGAAAAGGGGCTGAAGCCAGGGGACGTGATCGTCGAAGTGGCGCAAGAGTTCATGAAATCCCCTGACGCGGTCGCGGCCAAGGTGAAATCGCTGAAACAGGAGGGCCGACGCAACGCCCAGCTGATGATCGCCTCGGCAAACGGCGATCTGCGGTTTGTGGCCGTGCCGATGGAATAG
- the serB gene encoding phosphoserine phosphatase SerB: MALVATLVANPSNPVLTPGIAEQAAEAVTASGLYWLADGVACDIALRDGTDAQADEANLLAVISSAPIDLVIQEQDSRRKKLLIADMDSTMIGQECIDELAAEVGLKEKVADITARAMNGEIAFEPALRERVALLKGLPISVVDEVIAKRITLTPGGPELIATMKSKGHYTALVSGGFTVFTSRIAATLGFDENRANILLEESGILSGFVAEPILGKQAKVDALNEISTRLGISPREAIAVGDGANDLGMLQLAGSGVALHAKPTVAAQAQMRINHADLTALLYIQGYRKTDFVTA; this comes from the coding sequence ATGGCCCTCGTTGCCACGCTTGTTGCCAATCCGTCAAATCCTGTGCTTACTCCTGGCATCGCCGAACAGGCGGCCGAGGCTGTAACCGCTTCCGGCCTGTATTGGCTGGCCGACGGCGTTGCCTGCGACATTGCGCTGCGCGACGGCACGGATGCGCAAGCGGACGAGGCCAATCTTCTCGCCGTCATATCAAGCGCTCCCATCGACCTCGTCATCCAGGAGCAGGACAGCCGCCGCAAGAAGCTGCTCATCGCCGACATGGATTCGACGATGATCGGCCAGGAATGCATTGACGAACTCGCCGCAGAAGTCGGCCTGAAGGAGAAGGTCGCCGACATCACCGCCCGCGCCATGAATGGCGAGATCGCCTTCGAACCCGCTCTGCGTGAGCGCGTCGCCCTGTTGAAGGGACTGCCGATCTCGGTTGTCGACGAGGTGATCGCCAAGCGCATCACGCTGACCCCGGGCGGGCCGGAACTGATCGCCACGATGAAATCGAAAGGCCATTACACCGCCCTCGTCTCCGGCGGCTTCACCGTCTTTACGAGCCGCATCGCCGCCACCCTCGGCTTCGACGAGAACCGCGCCAATATATTGCTCGAAGAGAGTGGCATCCTCTCCGGTTTTGTCGCTGAGCCTATCCTTGGAAAGCAGGCAAAGGTGGATGCGCTGAACGAGATTTCGACACGCCTGGGGATTTCGCCACGCGAGGCAATCGCCGTCGGCGACGGCGCCAATGATCTCGGCATGCTGCAGCTCGCCGGCTCCGGCGTCGCCCTCCACGCGAAGCCAACTGTCGCCGCTCAAGCGCAGATGCGCATCAATCACGCTGACCTGACGGCACTTCTTTACATCCAGGGTTACCGAAAGACCGACTTCGTGACGGCTTGA
- a CDS encoding dihydrofolate reductase: MADIRRTIIAAVARNSTIGREGDMPWRLSSDLKRFKTLTMGKPVVMGRKTYDSIGKPLPGRPNIVISRQAAIDHPDVSMAHSLTEAMEAAERLALQTGAGEICIIGGGQIYAQAIDLADRLCITHVEADLDGDAFFPAIDPNTWQAGEMIAVPAGERDSYPTRFVVYDRRRA; encoded by the coding sequence ATGGCCGATATCCGCAGGACCATTATCGCCGCCGTCGCCCGCAACAGCACCATCGGCCGTGAGGGCGACATGCCTTGGCGTTTGTCGAGCGACCTCAAACGCTTCAAGACGCTAACAATGGGCAAGCCTGTGGTGATGGGCCGCAAGACTTACGATTCCATCGGCAAACCGTTGCCGGGACGGCCGAACATAGTCATTTCGCGGCAAGCGGCGATCGATCATCCCGACGTCAGCATGGCGCATTCGCTGACCGAGGCGATGGAAGCGGCCGAAAGACTGGCGCTCCAAACCGGCGCCGGAGAAATCTGCATTATCGGCGGGGGGCAGATCTATGCCCAGGCAATCGACCTTGCCGATCGTCTGTGCATCACTCACGTCGAGGCCGACCTTGACGGCGACGCGTTCTTTCCGGCGATCGATCCGAATACCTGGCAGGCCGGGGAGATGATAGCGGTGCCGGCAGGCGAGAGGGACAGCTATCCCACGCGCTTTGTCGTCTATGACCGCCGTCGCGCCTGA
- the hflC gene encoding protease modulator HflC produces the protein MSNRLPVVLILLAVVLVVVYSSIFVVNAREQAIVVRFGEIQSVKTDPGIYFKLPFAFADADRVQYVPKQELRFDLDNIRVQVSGGAFYEVNAFLIYRINDARRFRETVSGDREAAEARLRTRLDSALRRVYGVRSIEAALSRERVAMMLEVRNELQADAETLGITLDDVRISRTDLTQDVSERTFNRMRAERLAEAELLRAQGNEEGQRRRAIADRQVVELTAGAQRDSEILRGQGDAERNRIFAEAFSRNPDFFEFYRSMAAYSAALSSQDTTLVLSPDSEFFRYFNTAAGAAPASSAAPAPATPGATAPVTPAAPAN, from the coding sequence ATGTCGAACAGACTTCCCGTAGTTCTGATCCTTCTGGCGGTCGTGCTGGTCGTGGTCTATTCCTCGATCTTCGTGGTGAATGCCCGCGAGCAGGCCATTGTCGTTCGTTTCGGTGAAATCCAGTCGGTCAAAACTGACCCCGGCATCTATTTCAAACTGCCCTTCGCCTTTGCCGACGCCGACCGGGTGCAGTATGTGCCGAAGCAGGAACTGCGCTTCGACCTCGACAATATACGTGTCCAGGTCTCCGGCGGCGCCTTCTATGAGGTAAATGCCTTCCTCATCTACCGCATCAACGACGCGCGCCGTTTCCGCGAAACGGTCTCGGGCGACAGGGAGGCGGCGGAGGCGCGGCTTCGTACGCGCCTCGATTCCGCCCTGCGCAGGGTTTACGGCGTGCGCAGCATCGAAGCCGCCCTCTCCCGGGAACGCGTGGCGATGATGCTCGAGGTTCGCAACGAGCTGCAAGCCGATGCGGAGACGCTCGGCATCACGCTCGACGACGTGCGCATCAGCCGTACCGACCTGACGCAGGATGTTTCGGAGCGTACCTTCAACCGCATGCGCGCCGAGCGACTGGCGGAAGCTGAGCTGCTACGGGCGCAGGGCAATGAGGAAGGCCAGCGCCGCCGCGCCATCGCCGACCGCCAGGTCGTCGAGCTGACTGCCGGCGCACAGCGCGACTCCGAAATTCTCCGCGGCCAAGGCGATGCCGAACGCAACCGCATCTTCGCCGAGGCCTTCTCAAGGAATCCTGATTTCTTCGAGTTCTATCGCTCGATGGCGGCCTATTCGGCGGCGCTTTCGTCGCAGGACACGACGCTGGTCCTTTCGCCGGATTCGGAATTCTTCCGTTATTTCAACACCGCCGCGGGCGCCGCGCCGGCGAGCTCGGCTGCGCCCGCTCCTGCGACGCCCGGAGCAACCGCTCCGGTAACGCCAGCCGCGCCGGCAAACTGA
- a CDS encoding ribbon-helix-helix domain-containing protein → MIRKHSATLHGHRTSFSLEDEFWAELKTIAASRSMSLAALISEIDDHRPPDSNLSSALRLHVLSWAKAGCGRQP, encoded by the coding sequence ATGATCCGCAAGCACTCGGCGACACTGCATGGCCATCGCACCAGCTTTTCGCTGGAAGATGAATTCTGGGCCGAGCTGAAGACGATTGCGGCAAGCCGTTCGATGTCGCTTGCCGCCCTGATTTCCGAGATCGACGACCACCGCCCGCCGGACAGCAACCTGTCCTCGGCGCTGCGGCTTCATGTGCTTTCGTGGGCGAAGGCCGGCTGTGGCCGACAGCCATGA
- a CDS encoding DUF4169 family protein, with the protein MSAEIINLRQFRKKQARSEKEKQAEQNRISFGRTKAEKQLTRSMNEKADKAHRDGRIGTDDDGA; encoded by the coding sequence ATGAGCGCCGAAATCATCAACCTGCGTCAGTTCCGCAAAAAGCAGGCCCGCTCCGAAAAGGAGAAGCAGGCGGAGCAGAACCGCATTTCCTTCGGCCGCACCAAAGCCGAAAAACAGCTCACCCGGAGCATGAACGAGAAGGCCGACAAGGCTCATCGCGACGGCCGGATCGGGACGGATGACGACGGCGCATGA
- a CDS encoding thymidylate synthase has protein sequence MQQYLDLLAHVMEKGSDRGDRTGTGTRSVFGYQMRFDLEEGFPVLTTKKLHLRSIIHELLWFLKGETNIRYLKENGVSIWDEWADENGDLGPVYGAQWRSWPAADGGHIDQIANLVKGIVNNPNSRRHIVSAWNPAEVDQMALPPCHCLFQFYVADGKLSCQLYQRSADIFLGVPFNIASYALLTMMVAQVTGLKPGDFVHTFGDAHLYHNHFDQAKLQLTRRPKPLPFMRINPDVEDIFGFKFEDFELIGYEADASIKAPIAV, from the coding sequence ATGCAGCAATATCTCGATCTCCTCGCCCATGTGATGGAAAAGGGCTCCGACAGGGGCGACCGCACCGGCACAGGTACGCGCTCGGTCTTCGGCTACCAGATGCGCTTCGATCTCGAGGAAGGCTTTCCCGTCCTGACGACGAAGAAGTTGCATCTGCGCTCGATCATCCACGAGCTTTTATGGTTCCTGAAAGGCGAAACGAATATCCGTTATCTCAAGGAGAACGGCGTCTCGATCTGGGATGAGTGGGCTGACGAGAATGGCGATCTCGGACCTGTATACGGCGCTCAGTGGCGCTCCTGGCCGGCAGCCGACGGCGGCCATATCGACCAGATCGCCAACCTCGTCAAAGGCATCGTCAACAACCCGAATTCACGCCGGCACATCGTCTCGGCCTGGAATCCGGCTGAGGTCGACCAGATGGCGCTGCCGCCATGCCATTGCCTGTTCCAGTTCTATGTCGCCGACGGCAAGCTCTCCTGCCAGCTCTACCAGCGCTCCGCCGATATTTTCCTCGGCGTGCCCTTCAACATCGCTTCCTATGCGCTTTTGACGATGATGGTGGCTCAGGTGACGGGGCTCAAGCCTGGCGATTTCGTACACACGTTCGGCGACGCGCACCTCTATCACAACCATTTCGACCAGGCGAAACTGCAGCTGACGCGCCGGCCAAAGCCGCTGCCCTTCATGCGAATCAACCCTGACGTTGAGGATATCTTCGGGTTCAAATTCGAGGATTTCGAGCTGATCGGCTACGAAGCCGATGCCAGCATCAAGGCGCCGATCGCCGTCTGA
- a CDS encoding SspB family protein, whose translation MGQDHIRYDILAQDALRGVIRKVLAEVATTGRLPGDHHFFITFLTGAAGVRISQHLKSKYPEQMTIVIQHQFWDLKITETHFEIGLSFSDVPEKLVIPFNAIRGFYDPSVNFELEFDVPLADGEELPSGEITAYPVEAAGKPDEAAGTKPADGEEKKPGSVVSLDSFRKKQ comes from the coding sequence ATGGGGCAGGATCATATCCGCTACGACATTCTGGCACAGGATGCACTTCGCGGCGTCATCCGCAAGGTTTTGGCGGAGGTAGCAACGACGGGCCGTTTGCCCGGCGACCACCACTTCTTCATCACCTTCCTCACCGGTGCGGCCGGCGTGCGCATCTCCCAGCACCTGAAGTCCAAATATCCCGAACAGATGACCATCGTCATCCAGCATCAGTTCTGGGACCTCAAGATTACCGAGACGCATTTCGAAATCGGCCTTTCCTTCTCCGACGTTCCGGAAAAGCTGGTCATTCCGTTCAATGCGATCCGCGGTTTCTACGACCCCTCCGTGAATTTCGAACTCGAATTCGACGTGCCGCTTGCCGATGGCGAGGAGTTGCCGTCCGGCGAGATCACCGCTTATCCGGTCGAGGCGGCAGGAAAGCCTGATGAAGCCGCCGGCACAAAACCGGCCGACGGCGAAGAGAAGAAACCGGGCTCCGTCGTCTCGCTCGACTCCTTCCGCAAGAAGCAGTGA
- the hflK gene encoding FtsH protease activity modulator HflK, giving the protein MPWSNQNGGGGPWGGGGNNQGPWGQGPNRPRGGGKGGPPDLEDIIRRGQDQLRNIVPGGFNGGVAVIVAAIVAVFWLIQCVYTVQPDERGVELRFGKPREEISMPGLHFRIWPMDSVEIVKVTEQQQNIGGRNNSNSTAGLMLSGDQNIVNVQFSVLYTINDPKSYLFRLENPAETLQQVSESAMREIVGRRPAQDAFRDNRGPIETEVRNIIQDTMDRYGAGLVINRVTIEDVAPPRDVADAFEEVQRADQDKQRLVEEANQYANQKLGQARGDAARIREAAAAYKDRIVKEAEGEAQRFVSIYDEYSKAPDVTRERLFLETMEQVLKGSKKVIIDEKAGAVPYLPLNEINRSTQQQQQQGG; this is encoded by the coding sequence ATGCCCTGGAGCAATCAGAATGGCGGCGGCGGCCCTTGGGGCGGCGGCGGTAACAATCAGGGACCATGGGGCCAGGGGCCGAACCGCCCGCGTGGCGGCGGCAAAGGCGGGCCACCCGATCTGGAAGACATTATCCGGCGCGGCCAGGATCAACTGCGCAACATCGTTCCCGGTGGTTTCAACGGTGGCGTGGCGGTGATCGTGGCGGCGATCGTCGCCGTTTTTTGGCTGATCCAGTGCGTCTACACCGTCCAGCCGGATGAACGCGGCGTCGAACTGCGCTTCGGCAAGCCGAGAGAAGAAATCTCCATGCCCGGCCTGCATTTTCGTATCTGGCCGATGGACTCGGTCGAGATCGTAAAGGTGACGGAGCAGCAGCAGAATATCGGCGGTCGCAACAACAGCAATTCGACGGCTGGACTGATGCTTTCCGGAGACCAGAACATCGTCAACGTGCAGTTCTCGGTGCTCTATACGATAAACGACCCGAAATCCTATCTTTTCCGTCTCGAAAATCCGGCTGAAACGCTGCAGCAGGTTTCCGAAAGCGCCATGCGCGAAATCGTCGGCCGGCGACCGGCACAGGATGCCTTCCGCGATAATCGCGGACCGATCGAAACCGAAGTGCGCAACATCATTCAGGATACGATGGATCGCTACGGCGCCGGCCTCGTGATCAACCGCGTGACGATCGAGGACGTAGCACCGCCGCGTGATGTGGCCGATGCCTTCGAGGAAGTGCAGCGCGCTGACCAGGATAAGCAGCGTCTCGTCGAAGAGGCGAACCAGTACGCCAACCAGAAGCTCGGCCAGGCGCGCGGTGATGCAGCCCGCATCCGCGAAGCAGCAGCGGCCTATAAGGATCGGATCGTCAAGGAAGCCGAAGGTGAAGCGCAACGCTTCGTTTCAATCTACGACGAATATTCCAAGGCTCCTGACGTGACGCGGGAGCGGCTGTTCCTGGAAACCATGGAACAGGTGCTGAAGGGTTCCAAAAAAGTGATCATAGACGAAAAGGCGGGCGCCGTGCCCTATCTGCCGCTGAATGAGATCAACAGATCGACGCAGCAACAACAGCAGCAGGGAGGCTGA
- a CDS encoding AsmA-like C-terminal region-containing protein yields MVGRFLVFLGGVIVVVLFVALLAPLFIDWTDFRKNFEDQASRIIGKKVTVHGTVDARLLPFPSVTLHDLRVGQEADGTPIVQVEQFSMDAELAPFLSGEALIFDMRVVNPKVRLRLLKDGTLDWMRGSRAEIPAKTVVLENVHVSGGEVDFLDDQSGRARRITGLNAEMSAKSLAGPWRVEGDAALDGEHGNFSISSSQPDEKGVLRMRTKLSPDKHPVSIDLDGELKLVDRKPNYQGQLSAAIEIRNSAKSANKNEQPPRVKGRFELTNERIRIPEYRMEIGPTDDPYVITGEATLDTGNAPEFLLTADGQQIDVNRIGNHGAAGKTTRDPAVSARQRLNSLIDIVAQVPIPQVPGKASVKLPAIVAGDTTLRDVQLELEPAGTGWMIDSAIGTLPGRTQVEGKGKLLLQGEPSFNGQIVLASNQPTGLASWLAGSVDPAIRQLRQAGFSANVSLTHELQRFENLEIAMGSATLKGRLERQAISGQTPTLSVALNGDTLDLDALQALAGLATGQESGDNVLDHKIAAQLKADKFTAFGVDAENVETTFTIADGALAVDRLSVKNVAGAELTATGRAEGSLLDYKGAGEITFKSADPGGFFTMLREHLPHHPVLDRLVRNAGWYGNTALRGALTLGGDEGDALTVTLAGVSNGSRVNLDYRMSDLLALTGNGTTSLEATLENAMPSILFGQAGLDPLPVDVGANGRLTLKVKASGNDPADAALTFATDRTSFTANGKVDVRPESFMNGQIALSLDSADIDPYLIMNGIALPQTGTGLPVGVQVNAAVDSDKIVLSDLKGHAADNEFSGALTFDRKAAKTTASGELSLAKADAGWLGEAVFGQIVDPATGTLSKAPLGLPIFKDLDIQVKLSAKEFWPGLPETAVSDFTSNVAYKGDELQLNNMAGNWDGGRLSGNLLFTNAEGTGFLQTKLALADSDLAGVIWLRDGAPVANGKFGLSLSMEASGKTIGEIASSLNGSGELRLGDTSIRGLNLAILPPLLAATDTMQEQINAGKVHPIVETLLNNGEAKLPPLGIPFNITDGTLRVQNVTVANDLARVTADAQITLPEERISATVGIGLNPGIEALPGVEPALRLNFSGMLPSPGKTMDVTDITSYLSLRAFERERRRVERLQAIVLEKQRLRREVALYRFNDAERVRAAEMERQRQAEEERLRALAQEAAAEKAAAEAEAKARADAQARAAAEAEAARRAGQVQPGQLNFDQLPGVQAQ; encoded by the coding sequence GTCTGCTGCCGTTTCCGTCGGTCACGCTGCATGACTTGCGTGTCGGTCAGGAGGCTGACGGTACTCCGATCGTCCAGGTCGAACAGTTTTCCATGGATGCCGAGCTTGCGCCTTTCCTGTCGGGCGAGGCGCTGATCTTCGACATGCGCGTCGTCAATCCGAAGGTGCGCCTCAGATTGCTCAAAGACGGCACACTCGACTGGATGCGCGGCAGCCGCGCCGAAATACCGGCAAAAACAGTCGTTCTCGAAAATGTGCATGTCAGCGGCGGCGAAGTCGACTTCCTTGATGACCAGTCGGGCCGGGCGCGCCGCATCACCGGCCTGAATGCGGAGATGTCGGCCAAATCGCTCGCCGGTCCCTGGCGCGTCGAGGGCGATGCGGCGCTCGACGGCGAACACGGCAATTTTTCGATTTCGAGCAGCCAGCCGGACGAGAAAGGCGTGCTGCGCATGCGCACGAAGCTTTCGCCGGACAAGCATCCGGTGAGTATCGATCTCGACGGCGAACTGAAGCTGGTCGACCGCAAGCCGAACTATCAGGGCCAGCTTTCGGCGGCGATCGAAATCCGCAACAGTGCCAAGTCGGCCAACAAGAACGAGCAGCCGCCAAGGGTCAAGGGCCGTTTCGAGCTCACCAATGAACGTATCCGCATTCCCGAATACCGGATGGAGATCGGTCCAACAGACGATCCCTATGTGATTACTGGGGAGGCGACGCTCGATACCGGCAATGCGCCGGAATTCCTGTTGACCGCCGACGGGCAGCAGATCGACGTGAACCGCATCGGCAATCATGGCGCAGCCGGCAAGACCACCCGTGATCCCGCGGTTTCGGCGCGCCAGCGGTTGAATTCGCTGATCGATATCGTCGCGCAGGTACCGATCCCGCAGGTACCGGGCAAGGCAAGCGTCAAGCTGCCGGCCATCGTCGCCGGCGACACGACCCTACGCGATGTGCAACTCGAGCTGGAACCGGCCGGTACCGGCTGGATGATCGACAGCGCCATCGGCACGCTGCCTGGACGTACGCAGGTGGAAGGCAAGGGCAAGCTCCTGCTTCAGGGCGAACCTTCGTTCAACGGCCAGATAGTGCTGGCCTCGAACCAGCCAACGGGGCTTGCCTCCTGGCTGGCGGGCTCGGTCGACCCGGCTATCCGGCAATTACGGCAGGCGGGTTTTTCCGCAAATGTCAGCCTGACTCACGAATTGCAGCGTTTCGAAAATCTCGAGATCGCCATGGGTTCAGCGACGTTGAAGGGCCGGCTGGAGCGGCAGGCGATCTCCGGCCAGACGCCGACCCTGTCGGTGGCGCTGAATGGCGACACGCTCGATCTCGACGCGTTGCAGGCGCTGGCCGGGCTTGCGACAGGGCAGGAGAGCGGCGACAATGTCCTCGACCATAAGATCGCCGCACAGCTCAAGGCCGACAAGTTCACCGCCTTTGGGGTTGACGCCGAGAATGTCGAGACCACCTTCACAATCGCCGACGGCGCGCTCGCGGTCGACCGGCTTTCCGTCAAGAACGTCGCGGGCGCCGAGCTGACGGCGACCGGCCGGGCCGAAGGCTCGCTGCTCGACTATAAGGGTGCGGGCGAGATCACTTTCAAATCGGCCGATCCCGGCGGCTTCTTCACCATGTTGCGCGAGCATCTTCCGCACCATCCCGTGCTCGACCGCCTGGTGCGCAATGCCGGCTGGTACGGCAACACAGCGCTTCGCGGCGCGCTGACCCTAGGTGGCGACGAGGGCGATGCGCTCACGGTGACGCTGGCCGGCGTCTCGAACGGCAGCCGGGTCAACCTCGATTACCGCATGTCCGATCTCCTGGCGCTGACCGGAAACGGCACGACGAGCCTGGAGGCGACGCTCGAGAACGCCATGCCGTCAATCCTGTTCGGTCAGGCCGGGCTTGACCCGTTGCCGGTCGATGTCGGCGCGAACGGCCGCCTGACGCTTAAGGTGAAGGCGTCCGGCAACGATCCCGCCGATGCAGCGCTGACCTTTGCGACCGACCGGACCTCGTTTACCGCGAACGGCAAGGTTGACGTGCGGCCGGAGAGCTTCATGAATGGTCAGATCGCGCTCTCGCTCGACAGCGCCGATATCGACCCCTATCTTATCATGAACGGCATAGCCTTGCCGCAGACCGGAACAGGGCTGCCGGTCGGCGTTCAGGTCAATGCCGCTGTCGATAGCGACAAGATCGTCTTGTCCGATCTCAAGGGACATGCGGCCGACAATGAGTTTTCCGGTGCGCTGACCTTCGACCGCAAGGCTGCAAAGACGACAGCGAGCGGCGAGCTGAGTCTCGCCAAGGCAGATGCCGGCTGGCTCGGCGAGGCGGTGTTCGGCCAGATCGTGGATCCCGCCACCGGCACGCTGTCGAAGGCGCCGCTGGGCTTGCCGATCTTCAAGGATCTCGACATCCAGGTGAAGCTGTCGGCCAAAGAGTTCTGGCCCGGGCTGCCGGAAACGGCAGTTTCCGATTTCACCAGCAACGTCGCCTATAAAGGCGACGAGCTGCAGCTCAACAACATGGCCGGCAACTGGGATGGCGGCAGGCTCTCCGGCAATCTGCTCTTCACCAATGCCGAAGGCACCGGTTTCCTGCAGACGAAATTGGCCCTTGCCGATTCCGATCTGGCCGGCGTCATCTGGCTGCGTGACGGCGCGCCGGTCGCCAATGGCAAGTTCGGATTGTCGCTGTCGATGGAGGCTTCGGGCAAGACGATCGGCGAGATCGCCAGCTCCCTCAATGGTTCGGGGGAACTGAGACTCGGCGATACGAGCATACGAGGACTGAACCTTGCCATTCTGCCGCCGCTGCTTGCGGCGACCGACACGATGCAGGAACAGATCAATGCGGGCAAGGTGCATCCGATCGTGGAGACGCTGCTCAACAACGGCGAGGCTAAGCTGCCACCGCTCGGAATTCCCTTCAACATCACCGATGGAACGCTCAGGGTGCAGAATGTGACCGTCGCCAACGATCTGGCCCGGGTCACCGCCGACGCCCAGATCACTTTGCCGGAGGAGCGGATCAGCGCGACAGTCGGCATCGGCCTCAACCCGGGCATCGAAGCGCTTCCCGGTGTCGAGCCGGCGCTGAGGCTGAATTTTTCCGGCATGCTGCCGTCACCCGGCAAGACGATGGATGTGACCGATATCACCAGCTATTTGTCGCTGCGTGCTTTTGAGCGCGAGCGGCGGCGCGTCGAGCGATTGCAGGCGATCGTACTCGAAAAGCAGCGACTGCGTCGCGAGGTGGCGCTCTATCGTTTCAATGACGCCGAGCGGGTCAGAGCGGCCGAAATGGAGCGGCAACGACAGGCGGAGGAAGAGCGACTGCGCGCACTGGCGCAGGAGGCAGCCGCGGAGAAGGCCGCTGCCGAAGCGGAGGCCAAAGCACGGGCCGATGCGCAGGCGAGGGCGGCCGCCGAGGCGGAAGCGGCCCGGCGCGCCGGGCAGGTGCAGCCCGGTCAGCTCAATTTTGACCAGTTGCCGGGCGTCCAGGCGCAATGA